GTCAAGAGGAAGATTACACTTTTGGCACACAACCTGCACCTCTATCAGGTAAAATCTGTCACATTACATTACTTTTGGACAGTGATAAACAGCTAATATGGTTTTTCACTCATGCTTGCTCAAACTACATTTACCTGGTTAGCCTTTTTAATTTTGATGATTGTTATAGTAATCTTTCAGCTTTTTTGTAATTAGGAGAAATAAACGTAATGTAAAATATCACTGCATCTTTCAAGTAGAGCACCAGTGCTAACAATATTTATAACAATGTGCTAATATTGCgatttgtgtatgtgtgcaggACTCTGAGCTGGATTACCAGTGTGTGCTCGTGATCGAGGGTCAGACTGTGGTGGTGGATGCTTATGTGGAGATGGATGACATAAACCCATCTAACTTTGACATCACTTGTCAGCTGCATGAGGTAGCTATTTTGTTTATAAGACTTTTGTCAAATTTATGTTTTTGCTCTTTCCACTCTTTTTGTGTAACAATGTACCATAAGATTTGAGTAGGAAAAGAGTATGTAAAATGGAATGTGGTATGAAAAGTAGGAATCTGATGATATGGTAATCCTTTTTTATGTGCATAAATATTGTATTGATATAATCCACTGTGTATTTGCCAGTATGAATACTCAGCCCAGTTGGAGGAGTATAATGCCATGGTTTATGTGAAAAGACGAGACACGTTTCATGTGGACAGCACTCCAGATTTGTACGGTGAGTGCTTAGTGTTTGATTGACAAAACCCGAATAACTTAAAATACTAGAAACATTTCTGTAGTGTCAActtctaacacataacataagcgtgtgcttttattttattttttattattatagcaATGATTATATAATGCCCTTTTTTCATAGCAACTTAATgtaacattttgttcatttcaagTTTTATGGATAAATGAACAAGTCTAATTGTAAGTTTGTGCTCTGCTTAGTGACACTGTACAACTGCTCAGTGGGGCGCTCAGACTGCAGCCGCTGCCACACAGCGGATCAGAAGTACGGTTGTGTGTGGTGTGGAGGGGCTCAGGCCAGCTGCGTATACTCTGACACCTGCAGCCAGCTTGTAGAGAAGACATGTCCCGCACCAGTCATACACTCAGTAAGAATCCACTCTGCTGTGAAATCAAGTGGAACTCAACAGAATCCTAATAATACTTTACATGTTAGATTGAACCTCTGTCTGGCCTGTTGGAGGGAGGAACTATGGTTACGATAACTGGCTCTAACCTGGGACAGAAGCCTGAAGATATTCTGCACTCTGTGTCTGTGGCTGGGGTTCCCTGTACAGTCATTCCGAGTCTCTATGAGGTCTCCTCCAGGTACAgcagaaaaatgtgaaattctATATATCGGTATATGGTGAAATCACACTGTCATATCTAGTTACATAATGAGTCAGTAATAAACCTTACAGTAATAACACAACAATGGTGTGTGGTTAGGATTGTTTGCAAGACCAGAGCTAGTGGAGGACTGCTTTCTGGCCATGTGTCTGTCACTGTGACTGGAGGGGAGTTTGGCCGTTCCAGCCAAACCTTCAGTTATCAGGTAAAATTTCTTACTACACTCTGGAGCATTCATTGTGGCTGTAGTGAAAATAGTATAATTAAATGatctttatgttttgtttaggaTCCATTTGTCATGGGTTTGTCACCTCTAAGGGGCCCTAAGGCTGGAGGAACCATTCTGAACATTACTGGCCGAAGTTTGCTCACAGGACATCCCACAGACCTCAGCATTACTGTTGGAAGAgtgcactgtaaaatgtacgtCTTCTGTGCCCCACTGTCTTTGCTTATGCCCATTTCTACCTTTACTTAAATTGTTTCCTCATCTGCACCCTGTGTCCCAGAGTGTCTAAGGTGCACGTATCCAGTGTACAGTGTGAGACAGGCCCCAGTAAGGACATTGGAGAACATCAGCTCACATTGCATTATGGCAACAGTCAGCGTCACCTTCATTCAACTAAGTACCTCTATAGCCCCAATCCCAACATCACCCATGCCTTACCAGCCAACAGCTTCTTTGGGTAAGAATACTGATCCCTAAATTCCACATCTTTATTCATTCTGTTCATATTATACTACTAAACTAACATACAGTAAAGCATGATGAATAATGAATTGGGCATGATtgtaaatctattttttttttccacagtggTGGCCGGGTGATTTATGTGTATGGCTACAACCTGGACGTGGTGCAGAGGCCCAGCATGGTGGTCACCATTTCTCTGTTGGAAACCCCGGTTGCCCAGACTAAAGCCAAGAGCCGTAGGAGGAGAAGTAGACGAAAAAGCAGGAGTGAGCCTGACTTCAAACAGGTCTGTGGATATGGCAAAATTGGTTTTAGTTTATGTTGTGTCACAGTTTGACATAAATttcttaatttgttttgttcttccagTTTGTGGGCTCCTGTGAGGtgaactcctcctctctcatcctgtGCCATTCTCCTGTGGTGGACGCCACTGTGCAGGGTTCAGAGGTCAAAGTAGAGTTTCAGTTGGATAACCTCCGTTTTGACTTCAGTACGCTGAACAGCCAGCCTTTTAGGTATGAGCCCAACCCCATTTTGCAGCCTCTCAACCAGCAGGACCCACTCAAGGTCTACCGCTACAATCCGGGCAGCTTTATCCAACTGGAGGTTTGAATCAAGACCATTTGAGAACTTCTTTTTTACTTGCCATTATTCAAAGTGAAcatataatttaatttataattCGGGTCCACAGGGTGAGAATCTGGACCTGGCCATGACCAAAGATGAGGTGTTGGTTCAGGTGGGGGAGGGAGTTTGTGCAGTGAAGACTTTAACCAAGAACCACCTGTACTGCGAGCCTCCTCCTCAGCAGCCCACACCCACCACTAATGGAAACAAACGGGAGGGCTCTGACAGCCTGCCTGAGTTCATAGTGAGTCTACAATTGGCTGTTTGTCTGTACTTTAAGAATGTAGTGTAATGTCAAATGCGCATTTCAGGTCCGAATGGGTAACTTGAACTTCTCCCTGGGTAAAGTGCAATATGACAACCCCAGCCTGGCCACTTTTCCTTTGGAGGCTCAGATCGGAGTGGGAGTGGGAGCTTCAATTGTGGCTTTAATCGTCCTCATTATTGTTCTCATCTACAGGTGAATTTAACTCATTTTTGTCACTTAATTTTTgccataaatgtaaaaacacaaaacttacCCCTTTTTATGCTTGCCCAAATGTCTTATTTCAGGAGGAAGAGCAAGCAGGCTCTGAGGGACTATAAAAAAGTCCAGATACAACTGGAGAATCTGGAAACTAGTGTGAGAGACCGCTGCAAGAAAGAGTTCACaggtaaaacacaaaataacatattaataaataataaaattaatatatttGGTGTTAAATGGTAGCCTGTCCAGACAAGACTACAAACTTTCCTATTTGGATACAGATGTGTGAAAATCTGTGACCTTTTCTTATCTCCTCGAGTTCCATTGTGCAGATTGGACTGGTGGATTAACCATTCAGAGAAATGCGTTGCCCCTCTGTGTTAAGGCAAACATGGCAATGCGAGtacaaagaacaaacaaaatcacacagaTTAATATGAAACAGTGCTGCGTATTGCTTAATCAACCTTTGCAAAATGGTTAATTTTGCCTGTTTCATCTTTAAGAGAATTGCTTCTAGCCCTGAAATCAAATTTATCCTCTATACATACTATTTCAGTGTCTCTGAGATTATCTTAAAAACATCTAACATTGTTTTGACTCCTTCCAGACTTGATGACCGAGATGATGGACATGTCAAGTGATCTGGTGGGTTCAGGAATCCCGTTTCTTGACTACCGCATGTACGCAGAACGTATTTTCTTCCCTGGCCACCGGGAGTCCCCACTACGACGGGACTTGGATGTTCAGGAGTGTCGAAGGCAGACTGTGGAGCAGGGTCTGGTGCAACTGTCTAATCTTCTTAACAGCAAACTCTTCCTCACCAAGGTATTCGgtagcatttaaaaaaacacttgagATTACCCATTccttactttttaaatatcaaaTGTAATCTTAAAGTCTCATTGTACATCTCTGCAAATGCCCCAGGATTCATTACTGCATGTTCTTTGTACTCATAGTTCATCCACACTCTTGAAAGCCAGCGCACGTTTTCGCCCAGGGATCGGGCTTATGTGGCCTCTCTACTGACAGTGTCCCTCCATGGGAAACTGGAGTACTTCACGGACATCCTGAAGACACTTCTGAATGACCTGGTGGAGCAGTATGTGGCCAAGAACCCCAAACTGATGCTCCGGAGGTCAGAAAATGCTTTAGACAGGAGGAGAAACGTGATTTCACCCACTTAAAATACTGATTTCTACTATTCTATCTTTACAGGACAGAGACTGTAGTAGAGAAGCTGCTCACCAACTGGATGTCCATCTGTCTATATACTTTCCTTAGGgtgattaccaaaattatttctagttgctaaatgccagaataatgaaagaAGGATTTTTAAGATGATTACTTTCTTCAACATCAGAGGTTTACAaatatttcattagtatttagtaccattgccttttaaactgtatgacttgggtcgaATGCTTTGGATATCCTTAAACAAACTTGTCATAATAGTTGGCAATAGTTGGAATTTCTCATGTTACACTAAGAATATTAGAGTATTTCAGATAGTGCCTTCAGATatatccacaggtgtgtctctaattaactcaaatgttgtcaataaaccagaagcttccaaagacatgaccaCATCATCTGGCTTTTCCccaatgcatagtaatcttactgtatgtacatttctgactttgaagaaagtaattaaACATTTTCTTAATATGTCTGACAGGATTTCATGaaaaaatgtctctttttatatagtgtatgtaaacttctggtttcaacagTAACTTCAGCGTTATGTGAAATCCAATGATTTTTCTGCTGTTTAATGAATTTAGATACattcaaacaaattaaaacttaaaaggTTTGAAAGTCCTAGTTAATCAAAATTTATATGAAACTATCCCAATTAGTAAATGAATGATAAAAGAGCCCTAACATCACTGCTGTACTCATCTTTGCCGTGCTACATCTCTGGGAATAAATGTGTTGTCTTTGCACAAGAGTATATTACACTGGCCCCAATCAATATGCAGCTTTTGTAACTGTAAATTCAGCTTTGTACACTGGTCCCTTTACAGATGTTTCAACCTAaactgatttatttgttttgcacacacacagacccacacaccTTTCTGTTCAATAATctaacaaacatgttttatagctCCTTTAAGCCCACTCACCCTCTGCTCTGCATTGCACAGGATTCAGCGGGAGAACCATTATACATGCTGTTCAGGGCCATAAAGCACCAGGTGGATAAAGGACCAGTGGACGCGGTGACAGGAAAGGCCAAGTACACTCTTAATGACAACCGGTTGCTAAGAGAAGATGTTGAATACAAAACCCTGGTATAGTCTTGCAAATGTTGTGTTTATCTGCTGTGGTGGCCCAAGCTTAATTCATGTGTGTTCTGCTGCAGACTCTAAACGTGCTAGTACAGGGCAGTGGACTCAGTGACAGCCAGCCCCTGACCTCCAAAGTGCTGGACTGCGACACCATCACCCAGGTCAAAGAGAAGATCCTGGACCAAGTCTTTAAGGGCACATCCTTCTCACACCGGCCACATGCTGATTCTCTGGATTTAGGTATGAAGCATCAGtatgaagcttttttttttttatatctctCCCAATAATGGTGATACTAAAATGAAAATCTCTATTTCTTTCATATATCTCAAGAGAACATACATTTTACAATGCTCCAGGAACGTGCTTCAAACGTgtatatttcacaatttttattGTTCATTAATTTATGTTACACCATGTAGCCAAAGCATATTTCTAGTTTGTTCattgacaatggcaataaaggGCAAAATATCAAGTTGCCTCCGTTTGATTAcactacatgtttttgtttagatttttgagacaaattatttattcaatgtaCTTTTagcaattttgcatttttacaatacatatgaaatgtgcttataaatgtcttggttgaggttgaAGTATCAAAAGAAATCCACCCACAAGCAAAGTGGGTGAAATGTTTTAGCCAAAGACACCACAGCATGGACTGTTTATTGATATCACTCTCAAGCATTAAAATTTGCAAACTACacaaaatattttctgtttgtgcCAAACCAGAGTGGCGATCAGGAGTAGCCGGGCACCTGATCTTATCAGACGAGGACCTGACCTCGGTAGTACAAGGCAGCTGGAAACGCCTCAACACTTTGCAACACTACAAGGTACCAGCCATCTAGAGAGATCCTAAACcgtaaacaaatacattttatgttaTTGACTGATTGTTGCTCTGCAGGTCCCAGATGGGGCTACTCTCGCGCTCATACCTCGACACACCAAGCACATCCATCATGACAACCATGAATACATAGCTGGAGAGAGTGAGTATTAATTTGAAGTAGACTAATATCTTGTCTCATCTTTCTGCTGAAATTTATGTTATGTGATTCTAACGTCTTTCCATTTCTCTACTAAACCTTTTGTAAGGCCCGTTTACCATGTAGACATACAATTTTGACTACTGAAAAaagcaatacattttaatgctggACTGCTATTATTATGAACATATCTCATGAATACAAATTTTCACAATGTAGAAACTCCTATGCTGGAGGATGCAGATGAAGGAGGAGTGAGATTGTGGCATCTGGTTAAAGCCAGTGAGGAGCCAGAGCTTCCCAAACATCGCAGAGGGAgcatgagggagagagagagagccaaagCTATCCCAGAGATCTACCTTACCAGACTACTGTCCATGAAGGTAAACTGTCAGCATAAAACCAGTAAAATTTCATCATGTACATTAAGTAAAGAGATGGGCAGAGTGACAAGCCTCCTCAAACCTCGATGGACGATCAAACAACCAAGTAACcttaaaacatgcatctttTTCTTTAGGGAACATTACAGAAGTTTGTGGATGATCTATTCATGGTGATCCTCAGCACCAGTCGCCCGGTTCCTCTGGcagtcaaatatttttttgaccTATTGGATGACCAGGCAGGGCAGCACGGCATCACCGACCCTGAGACCATCCACATCTGGAAGACCAACAGGtgcacaaacatgcacacacaaaagcATTGTTGAGTGAGAGCTCTTCTTCATATCTGCTCTACTTTTCCAGTCTTCCTCTGCGTTTCTGGATCAACATTGTGAAAAATCCTCAGTTCATTTTTGACATCCAAGCTTCAGACCACGTAGATGCTGTGCTCTCAGTCATTGCCCAGACATTCATGGATTCTTGTACGATAGCTGAGCACAAACTGGGAAGAGTAAGATGTTTAAGTCACATATGTGAATAATCATTTGTTGACAGACTTTCTCAAaatagtgttgttgttttttttgtattttgattttatttaatatagGATTCTCCAATTAACAAACTGCTGTATGCCAGAGACATTCCACGTTACAAGCAAATGGTTGAAAGGTATCTTCCACTTTTtacctaaaatgtatttattagatTGCTTATTTTtcagaatgtgtttttcatttgttgatCTACACAGGTACTATGCTGACATCAGGCAGACAATCTCAGCCAGTGACCAGGAGATGAACTCTGCTCTTGCTGAATTATCGAGGGTCAGTCATCATCGGTTAGGTTGATTTCAGTCTAATACTGTGAATAAACAAACCATCTGACTTTGTGCTGTTTCAGAACTACTCTGGAGAACTAAACTATCTGGTGGCACTGCATGAACTCTACAAGTACATCAATAAATACTACGACCAGgtaaattatttaattattgcaCCCGGAACACAAATTGTATATATGTTGAGTGAATTACCCTGTGTTGCCAAATAATTGGAagtatatgtttattttgtacatgTACAAAATGTTAGATACTGTACATAAGCCCATAGGCTTTATTAGACAGAGTCATAGCATGGAATGGAAAGAGGGGGAAAGACATGTGGCAAATGGTCAGGGTTGGTAGCCAAACACCAATCCCTTATTTGGtatgttttgttcttctcttCAGATTATAACGGCACTGGAAGAGGACACCACAGCCCAAAAAATGCAGCTGGGATACCGACTCCAGCAGATTGCTGCTGCAGTAGAGAATAAAGTGACAGACTTGTGACACAGAAATAACAGCTCACTGCTGCCTGCTGATTGAGATGGACTCATGTGGGATGGGTATATCAGTGCTGAACAGGACAGTGTTCAGTGGACAGGCCAAGTAATGGACACTGACTAAGAAGTGGATGTGTAGAATGCTTTTCCCAGCAACATTTCATAACTGATATTCCAACTGTTGCCTTATTGGAGTCTACAATGTGACGGTTTGGAACCCCAAACCCCATATCTTTTAGTCTACGTAATACATGCCCAGGCTACTTTCTTTTTAGCAAGTGCAAAGAATACAATTCTgcttttaaaagcaaaaatattgaATGCCTCAAATTCccaacacaaaatggcagcaACGTGCGCTGTAAGGTTTGTCCAGTTGCAGTTAAAAAAGTGTGAATGCATTTCTGgctaccagtggtggaagaacaGGGTACAGCACTGAAGTACCATTAGAGTAATaagaaagtatttcacacagattttgaaatCTATTAAACAGTCAATGATCAGTCAGTGAtcttgataaagatttgtgcagattttATCAAAGCAACTGAATTGATTTAATTTTTCTAGTGATTTGTTTGTTCAACGCCAGGTCTTGAACTCAAAACCTTTTATACAGAATGTCATTATGAATGTACAGATATCTgatctcaaatgtagtaatataaaagtgaaaatatccactgtaaaaatgtactaaagtcacttgtacttttactttccaccactgcttgctactattgtatattttatgaaaagttgccaaacttttaaaactaaatgcaattttaaaatgatcattatgTCTTATTTCAGAGTTAATGTCTTCCCATGTAATTCTGTTCATGTCTATGCAGCTGTCTACCTCAGCCTCATGCTGCATCATTTTTTGCatcaattaaatatatttttgccaACAATATATTGATCAGCTGTAACTAGCAATACTTCTGCACAGGAACAGTtgccatttttaaaaagtaggcTGGAATCCTAGCGAGAACTAccaaggttttttgttttttatttaacattccttttaacaaatatatttaatgaaatAGGGCATTTTGCAGGACTTAGGGCTGCTCAATATTGGAAAATATTGCAATATGGCTGTTATGtactgaaatattaatattgatATCGGAATATAGGTTTTAACACACCATTTCAGTTATAACAAAAAGTACATACCTTAAATTACTAGTCCAACTGTCAGAATAACATAAAAGAACATAGACAAAACCAAGAATAAATCTAGGCAAACTTTGGACTATGGAAAATCATTAATCAaatttgactttgtttttaaaagtacatttctgTCAGATGCTGTACTTTGGTGAGATtgcaaaataatttattttatgaaattaaTTATTTCGTTTGCCAATATTGCAATTTCAGTACTTTAGATgcatattgtgcagccctaatgtAATTGACAAATGGAATAAGTATAGTGATAACACTGCAACCGGAGCTTTAGCAATAATGCCTTATGTGGCAAGACATTGGGGTCATCCAGTATGTGTGCcaacagtttatttatatatccaAGAGACTTTGCACTCAAATTTTGCAAGTGCTGTTAGGCTTCATCATTAGGCTTTATCATGGCTCAGATTATAGGCTCTGTGATGAACTGAGGGACACTAAACTGC
The sequence above is drawn from the Periophthalmus magnuspinnatus isolate fPerMag1 chromosome 5, fPerMag1.2.pri, whole genome shotgun sequence genome and encodes:
- the plxnb1b gene encoding plexin-B1 translates to MGGHCWAGPPVLLLVLTVAWPSGVLCDSDSSQLYPTFTHPNTLFEHLALHPDPFVGRVYVGARNHLFQLDKNLQVEVLADTGPVTDSQECLPPVTEITCPQARSTSNHNKLLLVDPYSMNLITCGSVNQGICQKRSLDSVNQIFFSTERPVDTQYVAANHPNVSTVGVVVRPFPERQPLLFVGRGYTSSHPPISTRNLAQGSIFSYEDTAKLAVAGRLSEYDHHFVATFAHQHHVYFLFYRRDLKSQSREYRTYVSRVCLDDQSYYSYVEVPLTCRSRAGKVYSLLQAVQLGHSGVGAGGQDVLLGVFSTQSTSSPRPSEDSALCMFNLRDIDTRINSTRDLCYTQMGKEAGTEAAYIEYEVKSICANLPTNTLEAYPCGSDHTPSPMASKISVEAETILDSPSARLTAVAVSVRAGHVITFLGDSKGNLHKVFLGPNGEVEEYSVISIQQNTAISADLILDQAEQHLFIMTQNMLQKRPVAECWRHEDCHSCLLAHDPYCGWCVLQGRCMLQSECARGEQSGQWLWSFDMEQQCLSIQELSPANVSKDESHMISLIVPGLPVLEKDEFYTCFFQNSESPAMVSSTGVSCRSPQPSRVPAVPPGQDFVKVVLSLRFGNVTVTERDFLIFDCQAVKQLSGSMPCRGCVLSRWGCNWCVHQHMCTHKPTCEEGVIIYNQHFKLPTSPPPTSKALEIITTDLTPTSTVAVTTTTAPITTTWVPPTPTLPLTTTLTIATSTTTPVTTTAVTATPETTTIPITTAPSTQASSALPPTIPVTEGHAEEETTKMNESPVTQADQSGELDQVMPLMIPHTEPDAVSQEVLSEEMTAIIQDVSGPPTFDPNSFPLPTPFFMGADSEPLELQTSNPPPNPSTEGPKVLVWPKEKEEPEDQIKQVENDTATFSAGTVLSGDGEMEHAPPPPSPLLQDSDSEPDYQYDQDEGFLPGDEGSYVSWGASACPCVEKIQGVSLLPVRVKRKITLLAHNLHLYQDSELDYQCVLVIEGQTVVVDAYVEMDDINPSNFDITCQLHEYEYSAQLEEYNAMVYVKRRDTFHVDSTPDLYVTLYNCSVGRSDCSRCHTADQKYGCVWCGGAQASCVYSDTCSQLVEKTCPAPVIHSIEPLSGLLEGGTMVTITGSNLGQKPEDILHSVSVAGVPCTVIPSLYEVSSRIVCKTRASGGLLSGHVSVTVTGGEFGRSSQTFSYQDPFVMGLSPLRGPKAGGTILNITGRSLLTGHPTDLSITVGRVHCKIVSKVHVSSVQCETGPSKDIGEHQLTLHYGNSQRHLHSTKYLYSPNPNITHALPANSFFGGGRVIYVYGYNLDVVQRPSMVVTISLLETPVAQTKAKSRRRRSRRKSRSEPDFKQFVGSCEVNSSSLILCHSPVVDATVQGSEVKVEFQLDNLRFDFSTLNSQPFRYEPNPILQPLNQQDPLKVYRYNPGSFIQLEGENLDLAMTKDEVLVQVGEGVCAVKTLTKNHLYCEPPPQQPTPTTNGNKREGSDSLPEFIVRMGNLNFSLGKVQYDNPSLATFPLEAQIGVGVGASIVALIVLIIVLIYRRKSKQALRDYKKVQIQLENLETSVRDRCKKEFTDLMTEMMDMSSDLVGSGIPFLDYRMYAERIFFPGHRESPLRRDLDVQECRRQTVEQGLVQLSNLLNSKLFLTKFIHTLESQRTFSPRDRAYVASLLTVSLHGKLEYFTDILKTLLNDLVEQYVAKNPKLMLRRTETVVEKLLTNWMSICLYTFLRDSAGEPLYMLFRAIKHQVDKGPVDAVTGKAKYTLNDNRLLREDVEYKTLTLNVLVQGSGLSDSQPLTSKVLDCDTITQVKEKILDQVFKGTSFSHRPHADSLDLEWRSGVAGHLILSDEDLTSVVQGSWKRLNTLQHYKVPDGATLALIPRHTKHIHHDNHEYIAGEKTPMLEDADEGGVRLWHLVKASEEPELPKHRRGSMRERERAKAIPEIYLTRLLSMKGTLQKFVDDLFMVILSTSRPVPLAVKYFFDLLDDQAGQHGITDPETIHIWKTNSLPLRFWINIVKNPQFIFDIQASDHVDAVLSVIAQTFMDSCTIAEHKLGRDSPINKLLYARDIPRYKQMVERYYADIRQTISASDQEMNSALAELSRNYSGELNYLVALHELYKYINKYYDQIITALEEDTTAQKMQLGYRLQQIAAAVENKVTDL